The Zea mays cultivar B73 chromosome 7, Zm-B73-REFERENCE-NAM-5.0, whole genome shotgun sequence DNA segment TACGAAATGAAGGGATCTGCATTTTAGTTTCTCTGTGGCACATGTTATGCTGAGTTGTCAAAGTTGCTTCTTTGTGTGTTTTTTTTGTAATTTCAGCTATCAAACGCTGGAGGAAGGCTGATAATAGCATCCGATGGCATATGGGATGCATTATCCAATGAAGCAGCTGCAAAAGCATGCAGAGGATTGCCTGCAGAACTGGCAGCGAAGCTTGTCGTTAAGGTAATTCAGGATTTAGCTGTATTAATTTGTGGCCCTGAATGGTGCAGGTATGGTTGGCTCAGTTTCTATTTTCAATGTCCATGCAGCAAGCTCTGAAAACAAGCGGGCTAAAGGATGACACCACCTGTGTTGTAGTTGACATTATCCCATCCGATCATTTGACATCACCACAATTGTCTCCAAAGAAAAATCATAACAAGTTGAAGTCACTTTTTCGTAGAAGGTCGCATAGTTCTGTTGGAAAGCTCGGGGGCAAGTCTGCCTCCATTGGTTCTGTGGAGGAGTTATTTGAAGAAGGCTCTGCAATGTTAGAAGAAAGGTATGCCTGCTGTTCTAATGCTCACTGCATTCGTCTTTGTGTTAATTTCTTTGTCATAGATGACCAGTATAATTTTCTTTTGTGCTACTCGCTCAGCTCGTTTTCATATTGGATTTTATATAGATTTTGATATAACGTATATAATGTGTGGCATAGTAAACCTTGTTAGTTTCTTAGCATATCTGGGCAGCTGTTTCATTTCTAGGGGCTTTGCCTTTTAAGCCTATTCCCACTACCGACTTACATTATCTTTTATACGTGCTCTGCGAAGCTTTCATTGACCTGTCTTGTCAATTTTATTTGAGATGTCTGAGATATTTTCGTGGAAAAAGGTTAATCTAGACCTTTCAAACACAACCAAGTTTTACTCGTATTATGTATAAATCATAAGAGTGTTTACCTGAACTTGGTGTGCTACCATAACCATGACCTGTATATCAATCTTAGGAGTATGATTTATCTTCCTTCCGTTGTCTTTTCATTTTTTCTCTCTACATGTATACAAGGTTAACAATGCACATTCTTTGTTTTTTTGCATCCGCTTTACAATATTACAATTGACCTAGGTGTATATGTAATACATTATCAGATTTAGATCTACATTTTGAACCCTAGAAAAGGGTAGATTCAGTGCcagaggctcccacatgagtgaggTTTGGAAAAAGGGTAAACCAAGTCAAGCCTTCCCCCCACAAATGCAGAGAGATTGCTTTGAACATGTGACTAGACCTGCCCTTCTACATTTTGAACTCTTCAACAACAACAATaacaaagccttttagtcccaagcaggTTGGGGTATGCTAGAGTTGAAATCCAAGAGAAGCCACAAATCAAGGTTCAGACATGTGGATAGTTGTTTTTGATTTGCTCCTATTCAAGGCTAGATCTTTAAGTATATTCCATCCTCTCATGtcttcttttattgtctcttcccATGTCAATTTCAGCATTCACACGCCTCTCTTTCTGTTACTATCATGTCTTAGAATTCCACTACACATTTGTGTCTCTGGAGATCTCTATTGGATCCACTGAACAATTTGTCGAAAAACTCTCGTCATCTATGTCCGATCTCATCCTCCTTCACCAAGAGCGGCTTTGTTTTATCCTTACTGCAATTAGCTTGATTGAAGTCCCTTGTATTTCTCTTATGGACCCTAGCCATTCTATATATGCCCTTCTCTCCTTTATTCGTACTCAAACGTTGATAAAGATCTTGTGCACCCTACCCTTTGCCACACTTACATCTCACTCACTTGGTGGTCTTCTTTGCTACCATGTACTTTTGTGCTTTCTCATTCCACCACCAAGTATTTTTAGCTTCTCCTCCGCTCTctttggttgctccacatacctcTGAGGCCATCTTCTAAATGCAGGTTGCCATATTCTCCGACATGTTGGTTATGGCCTTTTACTTGAAGACTTCTGACCTACTTTTTGAACTTGTAACTACATAACATGTTTCAGCTCGAAACATGGGAATTGCGATGAATAAACTCTTTTTTTAGGGAACCCTTGTCTAGTTTTGGTTAGGACTTAGGAATGCTTTCAGACTTTCGAGTCTCTTGCTAAATATTTCATGGTTCTCAAATACTCATTTTGGATCGCTGTTCTGCGTTTTGTTGAGAAAGGCTAAACTGCAGTGCCTCTATGTTTTTTGCTGGATTGTATCATCCTATGGTGTCATTAACATTGAAGCCTTGCCGTTGCAGGTTGGGCAGGAATTTGTCTTTGAAAGCAGTTTCAGCACCTTTTCGCTGTGCAATCTGCCAAGTGGACCAAGAGCCCTTCGAAGATTTGATGAGAGATAATGGAGGTGGTTACTGCTCTTCCCCATGCGCTCCATGGGGTGGTCCATATCTCTGTTTGGACTGTCGGAAAAAGAAAGATGCAATGGAAGGTAAAAGATCTAGCTGCTCCACAGCATGCAGGTGAAACAGTCCTTGCCTCAAGCAGAAAAGAACCGATGAGAGAGGATAATAAGTTGCTGGACCCAAGTATAATTGTTTGCTGAAACTAACTGTATTGCCAGCCCGGTAAAAGACATATTTGGCTGGTAGTAAGACCTAACTAGTCTGTTACCTGCGCACAATCCGAATGGAAAAGTTTGTTGTCGTTGAGGACATAGCTCAAATAACTTGAGCTTGTAGTTTTGATGTACCCTGTAGCGTGCCTTGTGCAGGGAAAAATTGACCTGCCTATTGCTGTTTTTTTTTATAAAATAGCTATCGAGGGTGATTAATCGTGGACATGTTTTTATTTTTTTGGTGGGATTGAAAGAAGTACATGCCTGGTGCAGGAACGAGAGTGAATCGTATTACTAGGTTTGttcttttttttttttggttATTGAAGTACGTACTAAAGATGTACTTATGTGTAAAATGTTCCTTGTGTAATGGCTGTTATTGCTGAATTGGTTGCCATATACGCTACTTCTTTAATATCTGATATTAATGAGACAATTGCATATTTAGGACTCTAAACAATGTGCTTCGCAATAATGCCATCCGAAAGATTTAATCCGTAAAAAAGGTACTACAAACCTTCTCTAATTGATTATACTACCATTCAACGTATATTCTTCCTTTTTATAATCTGATGTCATGTATTTTCTCCGAACAAGACAATTTTACCCCTTATAAATCCCTCCTCTGGCCAACGTCCCAGCAACGAGTGAGCATCCACCCGACTTAGATTAGCAGATTCATTTCCTCTAGTTCCTTCATGGACGCATGCTGAAATGGATTGCTAATTAATGCTATTGTGAGTTGTTCATTACTGATTGGTGAGTACTATAATTGCCTGACATGCCGTCACGCCACAAACTTCCTTGCTTTACTCAATTACTCAGTGTACAATTGGTGCATCAAAATTCAAAATGGACTTGCTGCTGTGATTTATTCATGCTTGGATCGATTCAGGTGGCACAAGTACTAACTTTTTTAGCAGTTCAATGGGCACATCCATTCCATGCAACTGGCAACCCTTTTCATTTTCCTTCGTCATCATGTGCTAATCCATAAGAAAGCATTGCAGATCATGCTTTATTTCTCTGGAGTAATTAGCTTTTTTTAGGAATGGTAATTAACTGTTTTAAAGAGAAATACTTCTTCGTTTATACCCTGCTTTGCATATGTCTCCATGAGCACAAGTGAACGGCGCGACGAGGgcatccctggcggactgcgcggCTTCGGCTAGCATCTCCTCCGGCCCGGCGGACGGCGCGACAAGGGCGTCCTCGGCGAACAGCGCCGCGAGGGCGACCCTGGCGGACTGCGCGGACTTGGCGTAAGACGCGGCCTTGGCGGACTGCGTGGCTTCAAAAAGCATCTCCTCCGGCCCCGCGGACGGCGcgacgagggcttcctcggcgaaCGGCGCCGCGAGGGCGGATTGCACGGACCACGGGGGCTCCTCCTCCAAGGAACAACGCTCCGGCAGATATGTGCGGCTGGTCCTATGCATCTCATCCCTGGCGGCGGCTGCAGTGCGGGATCCAGAGATCTCGCGGGATCCATGGCGAGAGAAGGAAAGTTGGTTCTGTTAGTTCGCTTTGAAGAAAAGACGACCGTATGGAGATGAAGAGAACGGTTGTTTCTGGATTTCCAAATAAAAAATGTGTATAAGTAATAAGGGGTAAAATTGTCTTGTTGTGGAGAAAATACATGAGATCAGATTATAAAAAGGAAGAATATACGTTGAATGGTAGTATAATCAATTAGAGAAGATTTGTAGTACCTTTTTTACAGATTAAATCTTTCGGATGGCATTATTGCGAAGCACATTATTTAGAGTCCTAAATATGCAATTGTCTCGATATTAATATCTGATACGTGGATTATATGTTCactttgatattaaatttattttttaggGAGGTTCAACCATACTGGTTTATCTGATCTTCGTGTCGCATTGTGTACCATCGTAACACAGTTACTGTAGTAGTTGGTTTTTGCTCTTGAGTTTTGATCTATTCAATGTTGTTAGTTGCAGAGTATAGTTGATTCATCAGGATATTGTTGTCGTTGTAGTACGCAGTTGCAGAGTATAGTTGAGATCGGCAATGAGCTGCAGAGTTGAGACGCGGCTCAGAGCAGAGGCCATCTTCTTCAGAAACCATCAGATCACCATGGAATGGCACGGCTTTGTTGCATCCAGAACGCCTGCGCCTGAACCATGTTGACCATACTTGGACAGCTTGTACGTTGTTGTCCAGCTGGTGAAACGAAACGATGGCGTGGGTTGACAAGGACAGGACAGGACCGCCGTCAATTGTGTCGTGTCGTGGGGGTGGGGCTGTGCGCTCCCCTCGCCGCAATGGTCGGTCCGGTCGTCGTCTCCTCTTAGGTCCCACCGTTCAGTCTCACACGAGTGTGCGGTGGGCGTATCGCATGCATGCAACCAACCAACGGCCGGCCAACGTCTTCGCTAGACGACGACACGCTGGCTAGGCTAGCTATAAGAGGTCGCGGCTATCCCTCCCTCCCCCACTCTCGGTCCAGGTCCATGCATGCATCGGCCGGTCGATAGATCGATCCACGTACGCGCGTACACATGCACCACCTCTAGCTAGTTTCGTTTTGATTTCATTCCATTTCTTCTTTCCATCCATCCACCCAATCCAATCAAATTAGTAATGAGCAAAGGTGCTATCATCGGCGCGTCGACCGTCCTTGTGGTGGCGGTGGTCGCGGCCGTGTGCGTGGTGTCCTTCAAGGGCAACTCCGGCAAGGGCGATGGCGACGAGAACCTGTCCATGTCGGTGAAGTCGGTGAAGGCCTTCTGCCAGCCCGCGGACTACAAGGAGACGTGCGAGGCGGAGCTGTCCAAGGCGGCGGGCAACGCCAGCTCGCCGTCGGACCTGGCCAAGGTCATCTTCAAGGTCACCTCCGACAAGATCCACAAGGCCATCAGCGAGTCGGCGACGCTGGAAGAGCTCAAGAACGACCCGCGCACGTCGGGCGCGCTCCACGACTGCAAGGAGATGCTGGGGTACGCCATCGACGAGCTCAAGTCGTCCTTCGACAAGCTGGGCGGCTTCGAGATGACCAACTTCAACAAGGCCGTGGACGACCTCAAGACGTGGCTCAGCGCCGCGCTCACGTACCAGGACACCTGCCTGGACGGCTTCGCGAACGCCACCACCACCGAGGCCTCCGCCAAGATGCAGAAGGCGCTCAACGCGTCGCAGGAGCTGACGGAGGACATCCTGGCGGTGGTGGACCAGTTCTCCGACACGCTGGGAGGGCTCAGTATCGGCCGCCGCCTGCTGCTCACGCCTAGCTGGGTGTCGGAGCCAGCCGACCCCGCCAGGCAGCGGCTCCTGGCCGCCGACAGCCCCGCGGGCTCCCCGGACTTCAAGCCCAACGTCACGGTGGCGGCGGACGGCAGCGGCGACGTCAAGACGATCATGGAGGCGCTGGAGAAGGTGCCTGTCAAGAACGCGGACCTATACGTGGTGTACGTGAAGGCCGGCACGTACAAGGAGTACGTCACCGTGGGCCGTCCCCAGACGAACGTGGCCTTCATCGGCGACGGCGCCGAGAAGACCATCATCACGGGGAACAAGAACTTCAAGATGAACCTGACCACCAAGGACACGGCCACCATGCAGGCGATCGGCAACGGCTTCTTCATGCGGGACATCCGGGTGGAGAACACGGCGGGGCCCGAGAACCACCAGGCCGTGGCGCTGCGTGTGCAGAGCGACCTGGCCGTGTTCTACCAGTGCACCTTCGACGGCTACCAGGACACGCTGTACACGCACGCGCAGCGGCAGTTCTTCCGCGACTGCCGGGTGACCGGCACCATCGACTTCATCTTCGGCAACTCCCAGGTGGTGCTGCAGAACTGCCTGATCCAGCCCCGGAAGCCCATGGAGAACCAGGCCAACATCATCACGGCGCAGGGGCGGCGGGACAAGCGCTCCGTGGGCGGCACCGTGCTGCACAACTGCACCATCGAGCCCCACCCGGACTTCAAGGAGGAAGCCGGCGGGAAGATCCGCACGTACCTGGCGCGGCCCTGGAAGGAGTACTCCCGGACGATCTACATCCAGAACGACATTGGTGGCTTCATCGACCCCAAGGGATGGCTCGAGTGGAACGGCGACTTCGGCCTCGAGACACTCTTCTACGCGGAGGTGGACAACCGCGGCGACGGCGCCGACATGAGCAAGCGCGCCAAGTGGGGAGGCATCAAGACCGTCACCTACGAGGAGGCACAGAAGGAGTTCACCGTAGAGACCTTCATCCAGGGGCAGCAGTTCATCCCCAAGTTCGGGGTGCCGTTCATCCCGGGATTGCTGCCGCAGGAGCAAAAAGGCAGGACACACTGATCATCCAGCCTTCACTTCCCTTCACTCACTCACTAGTCACTACTACCACCTAACATCAGTTGGACTGGACCTGCACTGCAGCGAGTCACCCCCGGCCCAGCCCACTAATATGTCCACTGTACTCTAGTATTCGATTTCCCAAtcttttttctcttctctttTGTCAATTATTAATTATATACATCTTTTATTATtagtcctatatatatatatatatatatatatatatatatatatatatatatatatatatatatatatatatatatatatatatatatatatacacacacacacacacacacatatatacgtTGGCCCAATTCATCGACTTTATCACATACGATACGATAGTACTCCAATATACGGCACATTTACGATACTCAACAATCCCTTATATCTCGAACATACGAGGCAAATATACATAATACTCGTACTCTTCGCTACTCTTTTCAGTTTTCTATGCATTTCAAAATGGTTATCGTATCTTGTAAAAATGGCCCAGGACGTTATGGGCTGTATGGATCAGGCCTGGGCTCGTATTGGCTTTGTTACAAATTATCAGTTTATGCAAGTATTTTGAGACTGAAAATTTACACATCTTTTCTTCTTACTTTTAATTGAAACAACGATAGGTATTGCCTCTGTATTGAAATATAGGTTGGTTGGTCTTTTTCGCAAAATCAATATTACGTAATTTTTACTAACCAAGTTTATATGAATATACTATCAAAACATTTTCCTGGTAGATTTAGTAGAACCAATTTGGTGATGTACATGTATCTTTTTTTTAATTCTTTTTCAATAGCTTGATTTAAAGTTAGAGAAAAATTAGACCCaaggttttttttttctttcctgTAAAAACGAACTAACACTTCATGAAAATTCCTGCATTCCAGATGTCCTTATTAAGCTTAGTGGAAGAGAGGTAGAACATCATCATCAGAGAGGTATAACGACTCGAAAAGAATATTTTGATATTTTTTCTGATTGCCATAAAGGGTCACAAATCATTGTGTCTAGGTCAGTATTAAGGCCATCTTTGTTTTCTTTTAGGATTATATAATTCAACCTATAGATTATATAAGCATCTAATAACTTGTTTATGGATAATCATAATATaggtatctagattatataatccacatAACAATCCATGTTATTTGTTTGTCCCTCGACTTATTTAAACTGGATTACATAATCTATAGGATAAACAAACATGGCTTAAGACCAAGTAGGCTCGTTTTCACTTGATTAGAAAAGGTCAAAATCAGAACTATAGTTTATATTCTTACTTTTAATAGATGATTGCACCACGGTTCTATCAACCTCTATACTCTCCATCTCCCAACTTGAAGCCTAGTTTTCTTAGCTGGGAGACACATATGTTGTTGGGTTAGGAAAACTCGTATAAGGAAATTTGAAACAATGAAATCAGCATTTTTGACATAGTAGCAGGTTGCGACGCAACTAGTTAAGTGCTATTAAGTTTTTGTTGCACCTCAAATTTTTCATGGTGTCAGCATATTACAATCAATCAGTATAGCCATATTTTGATTGCCACTTTTTttttggtatttttaccgaggtgggGGAGCACCACAAGGAGCGGTAGCTCCTCAACAAATGCTGGCTGTGGCTGATGAGAGTAATTGAGTAAATGGTCAAGCATGCAGACCAATGGCCCAGGACGATATGGGATGTATGGATCAGGCATGGGCTTGTATTGGCTTTGTGTTACAAATTACTCACTCTCCCTCTGTCCAAAATTTAAATGGCCCAGGACGATATCAGGCATGGTCAAGCATGCAGACCAATGGCCCAGGACGATATGGGCTGTATGGATCCAGGGGCAGCAGTTCATTcccaagaaattttatacccccagatTTAGGTGGTTACATAAATGGGGTAATCAATCGGTTTGATGAATTTTGCATCCAAAAGCCATTGGACCTTGGCCTTGGCCGCATCTTGTTTTTCATCCGATATCTTGTGAATTCTTTGCTTCTTAGGACGTACTGAGGGATTGATGTGTAAGCTATGCTCGATGATACTTCGACTTACTCCGACCAAGTCTAATGATGACCatgcgaagacgtctttattcctGTGCAAGCATTCGGGCAAGCTGGCCTCTACTTGCGTAGTTAGCCCTTCGTCGATCAGTACCGAGTGATTGGGGAGAGCGATATCAAGGGGTACTTTCCTAGTCCCCTTGTTGCTTCGAATAGGGTTCAGCTGCTTGCCAACCTTGGCTAACGACTCTAGAGTATTGTCCTGTGCATTGATGCCTAGGAAGTGAACAAAGCGTTGCCCCGGGACAAAGTCCCTCTCTATGTTGCGGACCACTTCTTGGTCCCCGAAGGCTGTGTTGACCCTGCGCACGCGGCCTAGGTATCTTCATACACAAGTAGAGTCCATGGATTCCTTCTTTGAAGGTGTTGATTGTCCCTCTGCCTAGaattgctgaaagggaaatgtgcccttgggccatttctataaatgttttggtgattagatgttcaACACATTGTTTTGGTTGATATGTACTAAGTGTCAAGGAGATGCAAATCAAAGATCAATGTATGACTatagccttagtgaattgttttttatactaacatatttctctaagtgataggaaccttgtcaaatcaaataaaattggattggagaagtttggcttcgcccagccaaacttgcaccagcctgcgggtgcaccggactgtccggtgtacaccggacagtgtctggtgcccaagCCGACGTGCTCGACGAACTCGCTACTCTCGGAAAAAGTTGGGGGAGTCAcgattataattcaccggactgtccggtgtggcagccgcgcccgtgccaacggtcggcagcgcaatcagcgggTGACGCGTGTACTTTGCCAATGGTCACcaggccgcaccggactgtccggttggccaccggactgtccggtgtgccaaggggaGGTCGGCTTCGCTAGGAAAGGAAGGGAATCACGCACTGttccctgtccggtggtgcaccggactgtctgatgcgcCCACGAATAGAAGGCAACTATGACCTTtca contains these protein-coding regions:
- the LOC103633597 gene encoding uncharacterized protein, which encodes MHRTSRTYLPERCSLEEEPPWSVQSALAAPFAEEALVAPSAGPEEMLFEATQSAKAASYAKSAQSARVALAALFAEDALVAPSAGPEEMLAEAAQSARDALVAPFTCAHGDICKAGYKRRSISL
- the LOC100284955 gene encoding pectinesterase-1 precursor — translated: MSKGAIIGASTVLVVAVVAAVCVVSFKGNSGKGDGDENLSMSVKSVKAFCQPADYKETCEAELSKAAGNASSPSDLAKVIFKVTSDKIHKAISESATLEELKNDPRTSGALHDCKEMLGYAIDELKSSFDKLGGFEMTNFNKAVDDLKTWLSAALTYQDTCLDGFANATTTEASAKMQKALNASQELTEDILAVVDQFSDTLGGLSIGRRLLLTPSWVSEPADPARQRLLAADSPAGSPDFKPNVTVAADGSGDVKTIMEALEKVPVKNADLYVVYVKAGTYKEYVTVGRPQTNVAFIGDGAEKTIITGNKNFKMNLTTKDTATMQAIGNGFFMRDIRVENTAGPENHQAVALRVQSDLAVFYQCTFDGYQDTLYTHAQRQFFRDCRVTGTIDFIFGNSQVVLQNCLIQPRKPMENQANIITAQGRRDKRSVGGTVLHNCTIEPHPDFKEEAGGKIRTYLARPWKEYSRTIYIQNDIGGFIDPKGWLEWNGDFGLETLFYAEVDNRGDGADMSKRAKWGGIKTVTYEEAQKEFTVETFIQGQQFIPKFGVPFIPGLLPQEQKGRTH